A window from Musa acuminata AAA Group cultivar baxijiao chromosome BXJ3-10, Cavendish_Baxijiao_AAA, whole genome shotgun sequence encodes these proteins:
- the LOC135650456 gene encoding peroxidase 21-like yields the protein MALGATPMTAFLILVCLSALLRGEGGGLKLNYYSKSCPRAEEIVKREVVKLYNEHGNTAVSWVRNLFHDCMVESCDASLLLETTDSLISEQSADRSFGMRNFKYVAPIKEALEKECPATVSCADIIALSAREGVVMLGGPFIPMRTGRRDSKESHADVIDKDIPNHNDSISLVLSRFRSIGIDAERTVALLGAHSVGRVHCVNLVGRLYPTVDPTIDPEYAKYLLGRCPSPNPDPEAVLYSRNDRETPMIIDNMYYKNLLHHKGLLKVDQQLVSYPSTAQFVKLMAADNSYFYDQFSKALLLLSENNPLTGNKGEVRKDCRYVNAG from the exons ATGGCGTTGGGAGCGACACCGATGACTGCTTTCTTAATCCTCGTCTGCTTGAGTGCTTTACTCAGAG GAGAGGGTGGTGGCTTGAAACTGAATTACTACTCCAAGAGCTGCCCCCGGGCCGAGGAGATCGTCAAGCGCGAGGTTGTGAAGCTCTACAACGAGCATGGCAACACAGCCGTCTCCTGGGTCAGGAATCTCTTCCATGACTGCATGGTCGAG TCTTGCGATGCGTCGCTTTTGCTGGAAACGACCGACTCATTGATCTCGGAGCAGTCGGCCGACCGGAGCTTCGGGATGAGGAACTTTAAGTACGTCGCCCCCATCAAGGAGGCGCTCGAGAAGGAATGCCCCGCCACCGTCTCCTGTGCAGATATCATCGCTCTCTCTGCAAGAGAAGGTGTCGTCATG CTGGGAGGACCATTCATTCCGATGAGGACCGGCAGACGAGATAGCAAGGAAAGCCACGCCGACGTGATAGACAAGGACATCCCCAACCACAACGACTCCATCTCCCTCGTGCTCTCTCGGTTCAGATCCATAGGAATCGATGCAGAACGAACAGTGGCTCTTTTAG GAGCTCACTCCGTCGGCCGAGTGCACTGTGTCAACCTCGTGGGACGACTCTACCCAACCGTCGACCCGACCATCGACCCCGAGTACGCCAAGTACCTGCTCGGCCGATGCCCGTCTCCGAACCCCGACCCGGAGGCGGTGCTGTACTCGAGGAACGACCGGGAGACGCCGATGATCATCGACAACATGTACTACAAGAACCTGTTGCACCACAAGGGGCTGCTCAAGGTGGACCAGCAGCTGGTCTCCTACCCGTCCACCGCTCAGTTTGTGAAGTTGATGGCGGCTGATAACAGCTACTTCTACGACCAGTTCTCCAAggcgctgctgctgctgtcgGAGAACAATCCGCTGACGGGGAACAAAGGCGAGGTCAGAAAGGATTGCCGGTACGTCAACGCGGGGTAA
- the LOC135650610 gene encoding uncharacterized protein LOC135650610, translated as MKPGGVKVSSSPGREKLPPPPGLARLLYGKAVGSRSRGRSASTVARSSPMFASRSRSRSRSSSAAAAAAKEGGEPSSPKVTCIGQVRIRNKRSAKPNKPQPKKTRSKSSLMPCRCLHKSLLCGLFPVRKRPTGRGGGGRGSGGRRSLWPRWSRVRSGESGGYQQQKPDPVKPSPQPELITGVRVSKREEDGDDKDEDDEEAARHGEKTKVFEPLATATPPKNALLLMRCRSAPHNRSSSLATSQITVSPLLSPDSPAASPLEEVSGGKARDQELLQQQEQRTSSSGEALVHEEEEEEEEEEEQGDEAKGSESRRPLVLPRSKSEPARRAAAKLAVPEASYCFWTSRCQRRHFVPAHEERAPPTLTDV; from the coding sequence ATGAAGCCCGGCGGCGTCAAAGTCTCCTCCAGCCCTGGGAGAGAGAAGCTGCCCCCGCCCCCTGGCCTCGCCCGCCTGCTCTACGGCAAAGCCGTGGGTAGCCGGAGCCGCGGTCGCTCCGCCTCCACCGTAGCTCGGTCCAGCCCCATGTTCGCGTCACGGAGCAGGAGCCGCAGCCGCTCGTCCTCGGCGGCCGCTGCTGCGGCGAAGGAGGGAGGGGAGCCCTCCTCGCCCAAGGTCACCTGCATCGGCCAAGTCCGCATACGGAACAAGAGGTCGGCAAAGCCGAATAAGCCTCAGCCCAAGAAGACGAGGAGCAAGTCGTCTCTGATGCCGTGCCGGTGCCTCCACAAGTCTCTACTCTGCGGCCTGTTCCCCGTTCGGAAGAGGCCGACCGGCCGCGGAGGTGGAGGGAGAGGCAGCGGAGGCCGGCGGTCGTTGTGGCCGAGATGGTCTCGCGTCCGATCTGGCGAAAGCGGTGGGTACCAGCAACAGAAGCCGGATCCGGTTAAGCCTTCACCGCAGCCGGAGCTCATCACAGGCGTAAGGGTATCAAAGAGAGAAGAGGACGGAGACGACAAGGATGAGGATGACGAGGAGGCAGCTCGGCACGGGGAGAAGACGAAGGTTTTCGAGCCACTGGCGACAGCGACGCCGCCAAAGAATGCACTCCTACTGATGAGATGCCGGTCAGCACCGCACAACCGGTCTTCCTCGCTGGCCACCTCCCAGATCACGGTGTCCCCCTTGCTGTCGCCTGATTCCCCGGCTGCTTCGCCACTGGAGGAGGTCTCTGGAGGGAAAGCGCGAGACCAGGAGCTGCTGCAGCAGCAAGAGCAGAGAACGTCAAGCAGCGGAGAGGCGCTCGtccatgaggaggaggaggaggaggaggaggaggaggagcaagggGACGAAGCCAAGGGATCGGAGTCGCGGCGGCCGCTGGTGTTGCCGCGGAGCAAGTCGGAGCCGGCGCGGAGGGCAGCGGCGAAGCTGGCGGTCCCGGAGGCCTCGTACTGCTTCTGGACCAGCCGCTGCCAGCGACGCCACTTCGTCCCCGCTCACGAGGAGCGGGCCCCACCCACCCTCACTGATGTTTAG